A part of Silvimonas soli genomic DNA contains:
- a CDS encoding DUF1631 family protein translates to MNSAREARTTNVPNNDTLVACRDMALRLLSQSMDGFFTQLEETFFTLAENTHDMKLRDTYYAARAESQAKRTVILSAFRQQFLETFAQRMEGKGGNSGFFKVSHSPAELSLVANDDYEESLTATGVANSLKNMGGDTLQQLEQRLARLMPLSDDASASNPLSPDVICEAVMAACRVFESGIGARLAAMKAFETSLSGQITQVYQDLNQFLIQKNVHPAPPRVANRYRGPASQNQQSSQEQSQSADGNFTGAGYAPEQYPGAYGNAQQGQAPYGSAGYGQQQQPGYAITPELVAHLQQLAAGNMQAQARTSLRPDWFSFLNNLQRDPPNAGMAPGGQPENLLSVLRSTRWVNELNRVDTMTFDLVSMLFDRLFEDPRLPNAAKSLLARLQIPVLKVSMLDGSFFARKSHPARQLIDLVEDAFLDWDGEPDETDPKFAKFSDVVAWVTTHFEDEVGVFDTALADIKRFLAEEALEVEQKASAAADDLLQTEVAEIANATASSLVQAKLARAGEVPQLVTDFLQQWWAPAMAKAWGPNGEADPVFAQRQKSLDDLLWSLQAKRGPEERLQLVNLLPGMLKVLEKGVTDVGMDQTESRAFFSELVNCHASAIRTGLRQSAMGVPPVETALPAPSAPQAVGASVSMHPVPHAVEAQQLPTLETIEIETAPAVAQVAAEAETITNDFLPARGEWVLWQADTGEERRLRLSWISPLGTRYLFTNRQGENGLALTRADLETHLESGRLQRLQRDGSATERALNQLLAA, encoded by the coding sequence ATGAATTCCGCCCGCGAGGCCCGGACTACCAATGTTCCCAATAACGACACGCTGGTCGCGTGCCGTGACATGGCATTGCGTCTGCTCTCGCAATCGATGGATGGGTTCTTCACGCAGCTGGAAGAAACTTTCTTCACGCTGGCAGAAAACACGCATGACATGAAATTGCGTGACACCTATTATGCGGCGCGTGCTGAGTCTCAAGCCAAGCGCACGGTGATCCTGTCGGCGTTCCGGCAGCAGTTTCTGGAAACATTTGCCCAACGCATGGAAGGCAAGGGCGGCAATAGCGGCTTCTTCAAGGTTAGCCATTCCCCGGCAGAATTGAGTCTGGTGGCCAACGACGACTACGAAGAAAGCCTGACCGCTACCGGTGTCGCCAATTCGCTCAAGAACATGGGCGGTGACACGCTGCAGCAACTGGAGCAGCGTCTGGCACGGCTTATGCCGCTCAGCGATGACGCTTCCGCCTCCAATCCACTTAGCCCGGACGTGATTTGCGAAGCCGTAATGGCCGCCTGCCGGGTCTTTGAAAGTGGCATTGGCGCTCGTCTTGCCGCCATGAAGGCGTTTGAAACGTCGCTTTCCGGCCAGATCACCCAGGTTTATCAGGATCTGAACCAGTTCCTGATTCAGAAAAACGTACATCCAGCGCCGCCGCGTGTAGCCAATCGCTATCGCGGCCCAGCCAGCCAGAACCAACAGAGTTCACAGGAACAAAGCCAGTCCGCCGACGGCAACTTTACCGGCGCTGGTTATGCCCCTGAACAATACCCCGGCGCCTATGGCAACGCCCAGCAAGGGCAGGCACCGTATGGCAGCGCAGGTTATGGCCAGCAACAGCAGCCGGGCTATGCCATCACGCCCGAGCTGGTTGCCCACTTGCAGCAACTGGCTGCCGGCAATATGCAAGCCCAGGCTCGCACTTCGCTGCGCCCGGACTGGTTCAGCTTCCTGAACAATCTGCAGCGCGATCCACCCAATGCCGGAATGGCTCCGGGCGGACAGCCAGAAAACCTGCTGAGCGTATTGCGTTCAACCCGCTGGGTGAATGAGCTTAACCGCGTTGATACCATGACTTTCGATCTGGTATCCATGCTGTTCGACCGCCTGTTTGAAGATCCGCGGCTGCCCAATGCGGCCAAGAGCCTGCTGGCGCGACTGCAGATTCCGGTGCTGAAAGTGTCGATGCTGGATGGCAGCTTCTTTGCCCGCAAATCGCACCCAGCACGGCAATTGATCGACTTGGTAGAAGACGCCTTCCTCGACTGGGATGGCGAACCCGACGAAACCGATCCGAAATTTGCCAAATTCAGTGATGTGGTTGCCTGGGTAACCACGCACTTTGAAGATGAAGTTGGCGTGTTTGACACCGCCCTGGCCGATATCAAGCGCTTCCTGGCTGAAGAAGCCCTGGAAGTCGAACAAAAAGCCAGCGCCGCCGCCGACGACCTGTTGCAAACCGAGGTTGCGGAAATCGCCAACGCCACCGCGTCGTCATTGGTGCAAGCCAAACTGGCCCGCGCCGGTGAGGTACCGCAACTGGTGACCGATTTCCTGCAGCAATGGTGGGCGCCCGCCATGGCCAAAGCATGGGGCCCGAACGGCGAGGCCGATCCGGTATTTGCCCAGCGCCAGAAATCGCTAGACGATTTGCTGTGGAGCCTGCAAGCCAAGCGCGGCCCGGAAGAACGCCTGCAACTGGTAAACTTGCTGCCAGGCATGCTCAAGGTGCTGGAGAAGGGCGTTACCGATGTCGGCATGGATCAAACCGAATCGCGCGCATTTTTCTCTGAGCTGGTGAATTGCCACGCTTCTGCCATTCGCACCGGCCTACGCCAGTCGGCTATGGGTGTGCCGCCGGTTGAAACCGCTTTGCCAGCACCTTCTGCGCCGCAAGCCGTGGGCGCCAGCGTGTCTATGCATCCGGTGCCACATGCGGTCGAAGCACAGCAATTACCTACACTGGAAACCATCGAGATCGAAACTGCGCCTGCAGTGGCACAAGTGGCTGCCGAGGCAGAAACGATCACCAATGATTTCCTGCCAGCCCGTGGTGAATGGGTGCTGTGGCAAGCCGATACTGGCGAAGAGCGTCGTTTGCGCTTGTCGTGGATCAGCCCGCTGGGCACACGCTATTTATTCACCAACCGGCAAGGCGAGAACGGCTTGGCATTGACTCGCGCTGACCTGGAAACACACCTGGAAAGTGGCCGCCTGCAACGACTGCAGCGCGATGGCTCCGCGACCGAGCGCGCACTGAACCAGTTGCTCGCTGCCTGA
- a CDS encoding ATP-binding cassette domain-containing protein, whose protein sequence is MIRLKSLTLRRGTKVLLNRADLTLYPGSKVGIVGANGAGKSSFFGLLRGELHPDAGDLEMPPRATIGHVAQETPALSCSALDYVLDGDAELREVQHLLEHDTEDGLRHGELLAKLDAIDGYTAHSRASKLLAGLGFSQDEMTKSVSEFSGGWRMRLNLAQALMCRSDVLLLDEPTNHLDLETVVWLENWLRSYQGMLLVISHDRDFLDATINAILHVGDGALTLYTGDYADFENQRAQKLSQQQQAFDKQQREIAHLQGFVDRFKAKASKARQAQSRVKALERMEKIAAAHVDSPFTFTFREPESSPNPLVRVENGSAGYDIASPILSELNLSLENTARLGLLGVNGAGKSTFIKTLAADRDLLSGERIEGKGLKIGYFAQHQVDELRLDESPLWHMQKLDPKTREQELRNYLGGFDFRGDMASTPVGPFSGGEKARLALALLIWQKPNLLLLDEPTNHLDIEMRQALTLALQDFEGAIIVVSHDRHLLRATVDNFWLIENGTVRPFDGDLDDYTRYSQEVRAAQQAGANEAATPASNEPKVDRKAQKRAEAEARQRLANQRKPVEQKLAKLEKQLATLNTENDELTVKLGAEDLYEAANKDKLQAALLRKADIKAQIDEIELTWLDLTAQLDEMMAE, encoded by the coding sequence ATGATACGACTTAAATCCCTGACCTTACGGCGCGGCACCAAAGTTCTGCTGAATCGCGCCGACCTTACCCTTTATCCCGGCAGCAAAGTGGGCATCGTTGGCGCCAATGGCGCCGGTAAATCGAGCTTCTTTGGCTTGCTGCGCGGTGAATTGCATCCGGACGCCGGTGATCTGGAAATGCCGCCACGCGCCACCATCGGCCACGTTGCCCAGGAAACACCCGCACTGTCGTGTTCCGCGCTGGATTACGTGCTGGATGGTGACGCCGAATTGCGCGAAGTGCAGCATCTGCTGGAGCACGATACTGAAGACGGCCTGCGCCACGGCGAATTACTGGCCAAGCTCGATGCCATTGATGGCTACACCGCTCATTCCCGCGCATCCAAGCTGCTGGCCGGTCTGGGTTTCTCGCAAGATGAAATGACCAAGTCGGTTTCGGAATTCTCCGGCGGCTGGCGTATGCGGCTGAACCTGGCACAAGCGCTGATGTGCCGCTCCGACGTTCTGCTGCTCGACGAACCAACCAACCACCTGGACCTGGAAACCGTGGTCTGGCTGGAAAACTGGTTGCGCAGCTATCAAGGCATGTTGCTGGTGATCTCGCATGATCGCGACTTCCTCGATGCCACCATCAACGCCATCTTGCATGTGGGCGACGGCGCATTGACGCTGTACACCGGCGACTACGCCGACTTTGAAAATCAGCGCGCGCAGAAGCTTTCGCAGCAACAACAAGCCTTCGACAAACAGCAGCGCGAAATCGCCCACTTGCAAGGGTTTGTGGACCGCTTTAAGGCCAAGGCATCCAAAGCTCGCCAGGCGCAGAGCCGGGTCAAGGCGCTGGAACGGATGGAGAAGATTGCCGCCGCGCACGTGGATTCGCCATTTACCTTTACCTTCCGTGAACCCGAATCCAGCCCCAATCCGCTGGTGCGCGTGGAAAACGGCAGTGCCGGTTACGATATCGCCTCGCCGATTTTGTCCGAGTTGAACCTGAGCCTGGAAAACACGGCTCGACTGGGTTTGCTGGGCGTGAACGGTGCAGGTAAGTCGACGTTTATCAAGACCCTGGCGGCAGATCGCGATCTGTTGAGTGGCGAGCGTATCGAAGGCAAGGGCCTGAAGATCGGTTATTTTGCCCAGCATCAGGTGGATGAACTGCGGCTGGATGAATCGCCGCTGTGGCACATGCAAAAGCTCGACCCGAAAACCCGCGAGCAAGAGCTGCGTAATTATCTGGGCGGTTTTGACTTCCGTGGCGACATGGCTTCTACGCCGGTTGGCCCGTTCTCCGGTGGCGAAAAAGCCCGTCTGGCGCTGGCCTTGCTGATCTGGCAAAAGCCCAATCTGCTATTGCTGGATGAGCCAACCAACCACCTGGACATCGAGATGCGGCAAGCGCTGACCCTGGCGCTGCAGGATTTTGAAGGTGCAATCATTGTGGTTTCGCACGATCGCCACTTGTTGCGAGCGACGGTTGATAACTTCTGGCTGATCGAAAACGGCACTGTACGGCCGTTTGACGGCGACCTGGATGATTACACGCGTTACAGCCAGGAAGTGCGTGCGGCCCAACAGGCCGGCGCCAACGAAGCCGCTACACCTGCCAGCAACGAGCCGAAGGTTGATCGGAAAGCGCAGAAGCGAGCCGAGGCGGAAGCACGGCAACGTTTGGCCAATCAGCGTAAACCAGTCGAGCAAAAGCTGGCCAAGCTGGAAAAGCAACTCGCCACCCTTAACACCGAGAATGACGAACTGACCGTCAAATTGGGCGCTGAAGATCTGTACGAAGCCGCCAACAAAGACAAGCTGCAAGCGGCTTTGCTGCGCAAGGCGGATATCAAGGCACAGATCGACGAGATTGAACTGACCTGGCTAGACCTGACCGCACAACTGGACGAAATGATGGCTGAGTAA
- a CDS encoding NAD-glutamate dehydrogenase — protein MTLNKPSPVNAAGMLESVLLLTNDDVALRPFLASYYADLPEDDFPAHQPEDWLGATQAHRRLGQCRQQDESLIRIYNPTPPEHGWQSTHTIIELVAPNMPFLVDTVGMAIARLGYTVHLLLHPVLHVQRDERGEFKALSAGGEPESWMHFEIDRETDAGCLQQLQSAIEQALKTLTTTVADWPGMSARIAACRDELTSNPPPVAAEELSETRAFLDWLLDDHFVILGCRDYRLGEHGDTLDSEPGSGFGLLRNGNASGPSRAFAALSPELRTLAYDSKSLLILTKADIRSTVHRPAYLDVVVIKKVDQSGKVTGELRVVGLYTASAYTLPPRAVPVARRKIDAVLKKSGVDLSGHRGKAMLNVLDTWPRDELMETGVDDLTRIVSAVVGLHERNQVRVFFREDIYRRYVSVMFYVPRDNYTTEVRSRIQQLLLERLGGESCDFNVLLTDSPLARIHFIVRLPHGVCPVYDARAIEAEIALIAQRWQDELRLSLLQHSGEEIGSTRYQRYQRAFPPAYTSDFGARVAVYDVDALEEITPTNPLAATLTPASHNDTRQWRIKLFHGSDIAISDYIPLLENLAVRVLDERPYALKFDGGTQAWIIDIGIQLPLAGALEDTAARQRFLEAFRAVFNGRSENDTFNRLVIHAGLAWREVLVLRAYARWLKQISLRNAVDTLADCLLNHTAIARDLVRLFYLRHDPANIDDAAADALSATLLAAISALPIADDEKALGAFRAAIEGTVRTSHFQSVADGQPRGHLSLKIASGKVPGIPQPAPLFEIFVYSTEVEGVHLRGGKVARGGLRWSDRRDDFRTEVLGLVKAQMVKNTVIVPVGSKGGFIVKNPPTEREAYLAKGVECYKGFIRGLLDLTDNLVDGKIVPPAGVHRRDEDDPYLVVAADKGTATFSDIANGLAQEYGFWLDDAFASGGSVGYDHKKMGITARGAWVSVTRHFRELGIDVATQPFTVIGIGDMSGDVFGNGLLRSPATQLVAAFDHRHIFIDPTPDAALSFKERQRLYDLPRSSWADYDARLISEGGGVWPRNVKSIPLSAQMKSLLQVDAEALDPTTLIQLLLKAPVDLLYNGGIGTYVKASTQSQAEANDRANDGLRVDGRELRCKVFGEGGNLGMTQLGRIEFALAGGRVFTDAIDNSAGVDCSDHEVNIKILLNRIMSGGDLTLKQRNILLAEMTDEVGQLVLRDNELQTLALSLEAEQAPSLLSVHQRFMQQLESRGKLSRRLEYLPTDSQCLDRQQAGAGLTGPELAVLLAYAKMVLSEDLQASELPDEPQWDNLLQGYFPFTLSQQFGQRLAEHPLRREIVATVLTNHAVNRQGITFAFRLSEEAERHPALVIKALAVAEGLLGSEALAQQVEALPGNVSAQVQYALLQILRRQTERATRWVLQAPDAAAEAAFGQAVHSALAGLAQWLGDPEHIHARRNELIACGVPVQLAAQVLAIEYAGPLLELGRDTGLRAALTERLQLYLQLDGLLGFDWMAAAIEGLPRDNRWQALARLASRDDLQRLHASLVDQAWNAGTGAAAERIAQWQSAHELPVQAWQRMLEDLKTSATDLAMISAALREARHRLMGD, from the coding sequence ATGACTTTGAATAAACCCTCTCCAGTTAATGCTGCTGGCATGCTGGAAAGTGTACTCCTGCTGACAAACGACGATGTAGCGCTGCGCCCTTTTCTTGCGTCGTATTACGCTGACTTGCCGGAAGACGATTTTCCCGCACATCAGCCTGAAGACTGGCTTGGCGCAACGCAGGCCCACCGGCGACTGGGGCAATGTCGGCAGCAGGATGAATCGCTCATTCGCATCTACAATCCCACTCCGCCAGAGCATGGCTGGCAATCCACCCACACGATCATCGAGTTGGTTGCGCCCAACATGCCTTTCCTGGTAGATACCGTGGGCATGGCCATCGCCAGACTGGGTTACACGGTGCATTTGCTGCTGCATCCGGTTTTGCATGTGCAGCGCGATGAGCGTGGCGAATTCAAAGCTTTGAGTGCCGGCGGTGAGCCCGAGTCCTGGATGCATTTTGAAATCGACCGGGAAACAGACGCGGGTTGTTTGCAACAACTGCAGTCAGCGATTGAGCAAGCCCTCAAAACATTGACCACCACCGTGGCCGACTGGCCCGGCATGAGCGCCCGCATTGCAGCTTGCCGCGATGAACTCACCAGCAATCCACCACCAGTGGCTGCCGAAGAACTATCCGAAACCCGCGCTTTTCTGGACTGGCTGCTGGACGACCATTTTGTCATCCTGGGTTGCCGCGATTACCGGCTTGGGGAGCACGGCGATACGCTCGATAGCGAGCCCGGCTCCGGCTTTGGTTTGCTGCGCAATGGCAATGCCAGTGGCCCGTCGCGCGCATTTGCCGCGCTTTCGCCGGAATTGCGCACTCTGGCTTATGACTCGAAAAGTCTGCTGATTTTGACGAAGGCAGATATCCGTTCGACCGTGCATCGTCCGGCTTATCTGGATGTCGTAGTAATCAAGAAAGTCGACCAAAGCGGCAAGGTTACGGGCGAACTGCGCGTGGTTGGACTCTATACCGCCAGTGCGTACACCCTGCCGCCGCGCGCCGTGCCAGTGGCGCGCCGCAAGATTGATGCCGTGCTCAAAAAGAGCGGCGTAGACCTGTCTGGTCATCGCGGTAAAGCCATGCTCAACGTGCTGGACACCTGGCCGCGCGACGAACTGATGGAGACCGGCGTCGATGATCTGACCCGCATTGTTTCTGCCGTAGTGGGTTTGCACGAACGCAACCAGGTTCGCGTGTTCTTCCGTGAGGATATTTACCGGCGCTACGTCTCGGTCATGTTCTATGTGCCCCGTGACAACTACACCACTGAAGTACGTAGCCGCATCCAGCAATTGCTACTGGAAAGACTGGGGGGCGAAAGCTGCGATTTCAATGTTTTGCTGACGGACTCACCGCTGGCACGCATCCATTTCATTGTGCGTCTGCCGCATGGCGTTTGCCCGGTCTACGATGCGCGCGCCATCGAGGCCGAAATCGCTTTGATCGCCCAGCGCTGGCAAGACGAGTTGCGTCTGAGCCTGCTGCAGCATAGTGGCGAAGAGATTGGTTCGACCCGCTATCAACGTTATCAACGCGCCTTCCCGCCCGCCTACACCAGCGACTTTGGTGCGCGTGTGGCGGTGTACGACGTCGATGCGCTGGAAGAAATCACCCCGACCAATCCGCTGGCCGCCACGCTGACTCCCGCCAGCCATAACGACACCCGTCAATGGCGCATCAAGCTGTTTCACGGCAGCGACATCGCCATTTCTGACTACATTCCGCTACTGGAAAATCTGGCCGTACGGGTGCTGGATGAGCGTCCGTACGCATTGAAATTTGATGGCGGCACCCAAGCCTGGATTATCGATATCGGCATTCAGTTGCCATTGGCGGGTGCCCTGGAAGACACCGCTGCCCGGCAGCGCTTCCTCGAGGCGTTCCGCGCGGTGTTCAATGGCCGCAGTGAAAACGACACCTTTAATCGCTTGGTGATTCACGCTGGTCTAGCCTGGCGTGAAGTATTGGTGCTGCGCGCCTACGCCCGCTGGCTCAAACAGATCAGTCTGCGCAATGCGGTAGATACGTTGGCCGACTGCTTGCTGAATCACACCGCCATCGCTCGCGATCTGGTGCGGCTGTTTTACCTGCGCCACGACCCGGCCAATATTGACGACGCCGCTGCGGATGCGCTCAGCGCAACATTGCTCGCGGCGATTAGCGCCCTGCCGATCGCGGATGATGAAAAAGCCTTGGGTGCTTTCCGTGCGGCGATTGAGGGAACCGTGCGCACCAGCCACTTCCAGTCAGTTGCTGACGGTCAGCCGCGTGGACATCTCTCGCTAAAGATTGCTTCCGGCAAAGTGCCCGGCATTCCGCAGCCTGCACCATTGTTTGAGATATTTGTTTACTCCACCGAGGTGGAGGGCGTGCATCTGCGCGGCGGCAAAGTGGCGCGTGGCGGTCTGCGCTGGTCTGATCGGCGCGACGACTTCCGCACCGAAGTGCTTGGTTTGGTCAAAGCCCAAATGGTCAAGAATACGGTGATCGTGCCGGTCGGCTCGAAAGGCGGTTTCATCGTCAAAAATCCGCCCACCGAGCGCGAAGCGTATCTGGCCAAAGGCGTCGAGTGCTACAAGGGCTTCATTCGTGGGCTACTGGACCTGACTGACAATCTCGTCGACGGCAAAATTGTGCCGCCAGCCGGAGTGCATCGGCGCGATGAAGATGACCCTTATCTGGTTGTTGCGGCGGACAAAGGCACGGCCACTTTCTCCGATATCGCCAATGGTTTGGCTCAGGAATATGGCTTCTGGCTCGATGACGCTTTTGCCAGCGGTGGCTCTGTAGGTTACGACCACAAAAAAATGGGCATTACCGCCCGTGGTGCCTGGGTTTCAGTCACTCGCCATTTCCGCGAACTGGGGATTGATGTCGCCACTCAGCCATTCACAGTTATTGGTATTGGCGATATGTCTGGCGACGTGTTTGGTAACGGCCTGTTGCGCTCGCCAGCCACGCAACTGGTCGCCGCGTTCGACCATCGCCACATCTTTATCGACCCAACGCCAGATGCCGCGCTTTCCTTTAAAGAGCGCCAACGTCTCTACGATCTGCCCCGTTCTTCCTGGGCGGATTACGATGCCCGGCTGATCTCGGAAGGCGGCGGGGTGTGGCCGCGCAATGTAAAAAGCATTCCGCTCTCTGCGCAGATGAAATCCCTGCTGCAAGTGGATGCCGAGGCACTGGATCCGACCACGCTGATTCAGTTGTTGCTCAAAGCGCCCGTTGATCTGTTGTACAACGGTGGCATCGGCACTTACGTCAAAGCCTCAACGCAATCGCAAGCCGAAGCCAATGATCGCGCCAATGATGGTTTGCGTGTCGACGGTCGCGAATTGCGCTGCAAGGTGTTCGGCGAAGGTGGCAACCTGGGCATGACCCAATTGGGGCGGATCGAATTTGCACTGGCCGGTGGCCGCGTATTTACCGATGCGATTGATAACTCGGCCGGTGTGGATTGTTCCGATCACGAGGTCAATATCAAGATTCTGCTGAACCGGATCATGAGTGGCGGCGATCTGACGCTTAAACAACGCAATATCTTGCTGGCAGAAATGACCGATGAGGTCGGCCAGTTGGTGTTGCGTGATAACGAGCTGCAAACACTGGCGCTGTCACTGGAGGCCGAACAGGCTCCGTCACTGCTGTCGGTACATCAGCGCTTCATGCAGCAACTGGAGTCTCGCGGCAAGCTGTCGCGTCGGCTGGAATATCTGCCTACCGACAGCCAGTGTCTGGATCGCCAGCAAGCCGGTGCTGGTCTGACGGGGCCGGAACTGGCCGTGCTGCTCGCCTACGCCAAGATGGTGCTGAGCGAAGACCTGCAGGCCAGTGAGCTACCAGACGAACCACAGTGGGACAATCTGCTGCAGGGCTACTTCCCCTTCACGCTTTCACAGCAATTTGGCCAGCGACTGGCTGAGCATCCGCTGCGCCGCGAGATTGTGGCAACGGTGCTCACCAATCATGCGGTCAATCGCCAGGGTATTACCTTTGCCTTTCGCCTGAGTGAAGAGGCGGAGCGCCACCCAGCACTGGTCATCAAGGCGCTGGCTGTAGCGGAAGGCTTGCTGGGTAGCGAAGCGCTGGCGCAGCAGGTCGAAGCGCTGCCGGGCAACGTCAGCGCGCAAGTGCAATATGCGTTGCTGCAAATCTTGCGTCGACAAACAGAGCGTGCCACGCGCTGGGTATTGCAGGCGCCTGACGCCGCCGCAGAGGCTGCATTTGGCCAGGCAGTGCATTCGGCTCTGGCCGGACTGGCGCAATGGCTGGGCGATCCGGAACACATTCACGCCCGCCGCAATGAATTGATCGCCTGTGGCGTGCCGGTGCAGTTGGCTGCGCAAGTGCTGGCCATCGAATACGCCGGGCCGCTGCTGGAACTTGGTCGTGACACCGGTTTGCGTGCCGCGCTCACCGAGCGACTACAGTTGTATCTGCAACTGGATGGCTTGCTGGGCTTTGACTGGATGGCTGCCGCTATTGAAGGTTTGCCGCGCGACAACCGCTGGCAAGCATTGGCGCGCCTGGCTTCACGTGATGATTTGCAGCGCCTGCATGCCAGTCTGGTCGATCAGGCATGGAATGCCGGAACCGGTGCGGCAGCGGAGCGGATTGCTCAGTGGCAATCCGCTCACGAGCTACCGGTGCAAGCGTGGCAGCGCATGCTGGAAGACCTTAAAACCAGCGCGACCGATCTGGCCATGATTTCCGCAGCGTTGCGCGAGGCCCGGCACCGCCTGATGGGCGATTGA